The Daucus carota subsp. sativus chromosome 2, DH1 v3.0, whole genome shotgun sequence genome includes a window with the following:
- the LOC108208404 gene encoding protein SPA1-RELATED 2, with protein sequence MFNLRNRILPPDFLAENPEEARLCFWLLHPEPSFRPSIREIVESDVIKDIEDLSNSSSSFNHDDIDQSELLLHFLNSLQQHKHDRSSKLIKEITLLENDIEEVNKRRRRMSFSPEDLVHAREEVPRESSSGVNCNKSPQVSHEEMLVKNLDQLEKTYFSMRSNVGSSSTEPIRCDFKEMCSQETSYQAKNDGEMKKSTDDLGAFYNGLGKYARYTKFKVCATLSTENLYNLNIISSLSFDPNEDYFAVAGVSKKIKIHNFHAVLDNTGDGQYPVMQMSNNSKLSCTCWNNNISNCLASSDYDGAVKLWDTETGKEVSRYTEHSKRAWSVDFSQVSPTKLASGGDDCSVKLWDTNQKSSAMSIRIISPVCCVQFHSKSSNLLAFGASNSHTYCMDLRNTKKPWCMLVGHANPVSYIKFLDSETAISASTDSTLKIWDLNKRGSCISTLAGHTNKKIFVGLSVTDDGYIMCGSETNEVFAYHRSFSMPITSHKFGDDEDGHFVSAVCSRKQSELMVAANSTGSIKVLQMV encoded by the exons ATGTTCAATCTACGTAATAGGATTCTTCCTCCAGATTTCTTGGCAGAAAATCCTGAGGAAGCTAGATTATGTTTTTGGCTGCTTCATCCTGAACCTTCTTTTCGCCCATCAATAAG AGAAATTGTAGAATCTGATGTTATTAAAGATATTGAAGACTTGAGCaactcatcatcatcctttAACCATGATGATATTGATCAATCAGAGTTGTTATTGCATTTTCTCAATTCTCTACAGCAACATAAGCATGATCGTTCCTCAAAGTTAATTAAAGAAATTACGTTATTGGAGAATGATATCGAGGAGGTTAATAAAAGGCGGAGAAGAATGTCATTCTCACCTGAAGATTTAGTCCATGCAAGAGAAGAAGTTCCTCGTGAGTCAAGTTCAGGAGTGAATTGTAACAAATCCCCCCAGGTCAGCCACGAAGAGATGTTGGTGAAGAATCTTGATCAGCTTGAAAAAACCTACTTTTCCATGAGATCTAATGTTGGTAGTTCTAGTACTGAGCCGATAAGATGTGATTTTAAGGAAATGTGTAGTCAAGAAACTTCATACCAGGCAAAGAATGACGGAGAAATGAAGAAATCAACTGATGACCTTGGGGCCTTTTATAATGGTTTGGGCAAGTATGCTCGCTACACTAAATTTAAAGTATGTGCCACACTGAGTACTGAAAATCTTTATAACTTGAATATCATAAGTTCCTTAAGTTTTGACCCGAATGAGGACTACTTTGCTGTTGCTGGGGtgtcaaagaaaataaagatacaTAACTTTCATGCGGTCCTCGATAATACTGGTGATGGCCAGTATCCAGTTATGCAGATGTCAAACAACTCCAAGCTCAGCTGTACCTGTTGGAATAACAATATCAGCAACTGTCTAGCCTCGAGTGATTATGATGGAGCAGTGAAG TTATGGGATACAGAGACTGGTAAAGAAGTTAGCCGATACACTGAACACAGTAAAAGGGCTTGGTCTGTAGACTTTTCACAGGTTTCTCCGACGAAATTAGCTAGCGGGGGTGATGATTGCTCTGTGAAACTCTGGGATACCAATCAG AAGAGTAGTGCAATGTCAATCAGGATTATTTCACCTGTCTGCTGCGTTCAGTTCCATTCAAAATCCAGCAATTTGCTTGCCTTTGGTGCTTCAAACTCCCATACATACTGCATGGATCTTCGGAATACTAAAAAACCATGGTGTATGTTAGTCGGCCATGCCAATCCTGTTAGCTATATCAAATTTTTAGATTCAGAAACCGCCATTTCTGCATCCACCGACAGCACACTAAAAATTTGGGACCTCAACAAGCGCGGAAGTTGCATTTCAACCCTTGCTGGACATACTAATAAAAAG ATCTTTGTAGGTTTATCTGTTACTGATGATGGTTACATCATGTGTGGTTCAGAAACAAATGAG GTGTTTGCATATCATAGATCCTTTTCGATGCCGATCACTTCTCACAAGTTCGGTGATGATGAAGACGGACATTTTGTTTCAGCTGTTTGTTCACGAAAGCAATCTGAGCTGATGGTTGCTGCTAATTCCACTGGATCCATAAAAGTGTTGCAGATGGTTTGA
- the LOC135150544 gene encoding protein SPA1-RELATED 2-like: MSRALRWIFRVLNGIRAFIHGFEYDFVMISCKNSLGVSAGTLEAKHLESMNASEQAESSSCHHSKVTCEEFTPKNCSSENLAVPSKFGTDNLQSAQSRWNEPLSGQVSDRVSYTRDRDDVGCSSKSGLDRMSPDKQGSVDGTSDGDVAGRFNSGETSDLRKDVVCATKSELVDGNSPKNNCNEVEETGSLLASTNALVLSSSCTRTKMLTKSGNTQYFVKDTLKDKGTLCRGTAPCGEFLGQSYPEASSPNKVDTSAPLNSSRGVDLTEDASTYQNNLDSNALMLPHDGVSLRLWLKFGENNRNKVKSLHIFKQIVDAVSDVHSKGIVLLNLCPSYFKLLQSNEVTYIGSTVQIENISDQGAHDKPNYQNEKRPMESSSNPEAKRNKLGENPKLVISEPQSPNRSGVAAANENDVRSGGAQWNAMCNISNPKPVHVTESDISTVQMSDSSKLVLGSANNKSEEAKWYASPEEFNKRPCILPSNIYSLGILLVEVDYVEHFFVELICLLAIITCVY, encoded by the coding sequence ATGTCCAGGGCCTTGAGATGGATTTTTAGAGTTTTAAATGGGATTAGAGCGTTCATACATGGCTTTGAATATGATTTTGTAATGATAAGTTGCAAGAACTCACTGGGTGTTTCTGCAGGTACATTAGAAGCTAAACACCTGGAAAGTATGAATGCATCTGAACAGGCAGAGTCTAGCTCTTGTCACCATAGCAAAGTCACCTGTGAAGAGTTTACACCAAAAAATTGTAGCAGTGAAAACTTAGCTGTACCGAGTAAGTTTGGTACTGATAACTTACAAAGTGCACAAAGTAGGTGGAATGAGCCCTTATCAGGTCAAGTGTCAGATAGAGTTTCTTACACTAGGGATCGAGACGATGTTGGCTGCTCAAGCAAATCAGGGCTTGATAGGATGTCTCCAGATAAGCAAGGATCCGTAGATGGAACTTCTGATGGAGATGTAGCTGGCAGATTCAACAGCGGAGAAACATCTGATTTGAGGAAGGATGTTGTATGTGCAACTAAATCAGAGCTTGTGGATGGAAATTCTCCTAAAAACAATTGCAatgaagttgaagaaactgGAAGTCTACTCGCATCAACCAATGCTTTAGTACTATCTTCAAGTTGCACGCGAACAAAAATGCTCACTAAGTCTGGGAATACACAGTATTTTGTAAAAGATACGCTGAAAGATAAAGGAACTTTATGTAGAGGGACTGCACCTTGCGGTGAGTTCCTAGGTCAGTCTTATCCGGAGGCTAGCAGTCCCAACAAGGTAGACACAAGTGCACCCTTGAACTCAAGTAGAGGAGTTGATTTGACAGAAGATGCAAGTACTTACCAAAATAATTTGGATAGTAATGCTCTGATGTTGCCTCATGATGGTGTCAGCCTTAGACTATGGCTTAAGTTTGGGGAGAATAATAGGAACAAAGTAAAGAGCCTGCATATATTTAAGCAGATTGTGGATGCAGTAAGTGATGTGCACTCTAAGGGAATTGTTCTGCTCAACTTATGTCCCTCCTACTTTAAATTGCTGCAATCAAATGAGGTTACATACATTGGATCTACTgttcaaattgaaaatattagCGATCAAGGTGCTCACGACAAGCCAAATTATCAAAATGAGAAGAGGCCAATGGAGTCCAGTAGTAATCCAGAAGCCAAAAGAAATAAACTTGGAGAGAATCCCAAGTTAGTCATAAGTGAGCCTCAGTCTCCAAACAGATCAGGTGTTGCAGCTGCTAATGAAAATGATGTAAGATCTGGTGGTGCACAGTGGAATGCAATGTGTAATATCTCTAACCCAAAACCAGTACATGTGACTGAGAGTGATATAAGTACCGTGCAAATGTCTGATTCTTCCAAATTAGTGTTAGGATCTGCAAACAATAAATCAGAAGAAGCGAAATGGTATGCCAGTCCAGAGGAATTCAATAAAAGGCCGTGTATACTGCCATCAAATATTTACAGTCTCGGGATTCTTCTTGTTGAGGTAGACTATGTTGAGCATTTTTTTGTAGAATTAATTTGCTTATTAGCTATTATTACTTGCGTGTACTGA